The following nucleotide sequence is from Verrucomicrobiota bacterium.
CCCTGTAACTGGGGCAAGAAACTAACTCCATCTAGCTCCACATCCGGAAGCTTGGCTCCCGCAATCTCTGCCAAGGTCGGGAGGATATCTGAGAATTCTATCAAATCGTCAGAGACAATTCCTTTCCGCACTAATCCAGGAGCATTCACAATGAGCGGCACATGAGACCCTCGCTCCGTGGCCAATCCCTTTTCCCCTTTTCGCTGCTCCTCGTGAAACGGATAGGTCAACGTTCGATTGGTTCCATTGTCTGCGGTAAAGATGACTATGGTGTTATCTCGAATCTTCAATTCCTCTAATTTGTCTACAATCTTACCCACAATTTTGTCGGCGTAGGAGACCATGTCTCGATAATTCTCCAGTGCTTCTTGCTGTTTGCTTCTTCCTTTGACTTGCACACTGTCCGGAGTCGGATCGAACGGATTATGGACTAGGATCATTGGATAATAGGCAAAAAAGGGTCCGTCCTTATTCTCCTCCATAAAGTTCATAAGGAAGTTCGAGACGATATCTGGGCCATAATCCGTTTCCTTTGTCTCAAGCAAGCGGCCATCCTGAACCAGACTAGGATGCCAAAACCGCGAAAGTGCTCCGCCAGGAAAATTCCAGAGACAGAAAGTATCAAAACCGTGATCCGAAGGAACTGAGCCATTGGGTTCACCATGAAGCTGCCATTTACCGGCCACGGCTGTTGCATAACCTGCATCCTTCAGCATACTTCCGAAGGTCTTCTCTTTATTGTCCAGACAGCCAAATATGACATAGTTTCGCACATTGGATCGCCCGGTCATGATTTTAACCCGGCTGGACGTACAGACCGGAGTCGAATAAGCGTGGTTAAACTTCACTCCTGATTGAGCCAACTTATCCAGACGAGGGGTGTGAAAATAATCACTTCCATAACAACTGTAGTTATCGACCGCCGAGTCATCCGCCATGATGAGGATGATATTCGGCTTCTTATCAGCTCCATCCGACAGTGGCAGAAGCACAGAAAAGGGCAGCAGATAGATGCCGATGCGTTTAATCAAAATGGGAACCGTTCTTGGAATTTTAGGGTATGACACATCACAAGAGAGAAACATTTGCGATGCCTAGGCAAGGCCAAGGTTTTGACCATTTTTCCTCCGATCCAGGAATGGGATGCCAATAAACTCGTCTAGATACTTGGAACCGATTCATGAATGTGGACAATGGGAGCGTTCGGGTCGACTTCCGCTGTAGCTCCAGGACCACCAGCACCACCAGGGCGACCGCCACCAGGACGACCACCACCTGGACCTCCGCGACCACCGCCGCCAGGACCACCGCGACCACCGCGACCACCGTCTGCAGCTCTAACAACTGCAAATTCAGCTGCATCGACTACCTTGTCCTGATTCGTATCAGCACTGTTGAAGGCATCAAGATCAGTATCCTCTATATCCCTCAAATAAATAATGTCATCGCCATCCGTATCATAACGACGCAGACCGCCCCGATTGCGACGATTTGTCTGAGGTGGAGCCTTCCTCACCCAATCGGCAGCAAATGCACTGTTACTAATTATTTTTTTAACTACAGCAGGGTATTTATCCGCCACATTCGTAGTCTCATTGGGATCCTCGTATATCTTGAAAAGCTCAATCAGTTCCGAGTCGGTTCCTTGGTTGGCACTTAAATTTGAATGAACCAACTTATAATCGCCCGAGTGCACAGAATAGGAGCTGGCATTACCGATAATCATATCCGTTTTCCGAGGACGGGCTTTACCGGTTTGCAGCGCATCCCAGACACTTTCACCATCAAAGGGCGTGTTTAGTTTTGTTCGAATGCCTAAAGCATCCACGAGGGTTGGGAAAACATCGTAAACAACCATTTGTTGTTCGCTCTTTACATTGGAAGGAATTTTCCCAGGCCAACGAATAGCCGCAGGCATCCGGGTTCCACCTTCGTACACCACTCCTTTGCGTCCGCGGAATTCACCGTTATCCGCACCGGCAGAGCCACCATTATCAGAGAAAAAGAGCACAATCGTATTATCCCGGATACCTTCGTTGTCGATGGTCTTAAGAATATTTCCGATAGCCACATCCAACACTTCCACCATGGCGCAATAGACCCGTCGGTCCATGTCTTCGATATGGGCGTATTTATCTACAAAGGACTGAGGTGCCTGCAAGGGTGTATGCGGCGCGGTGAAAGCGACATAGGAAAAGAATGGTTTTGATGTATCGCGTTCCCGAATCAGTCGACTGATTTCATTTCCAAATAAATCGGTCGCGTAACCGCCTTCATGAACGGTTTTTCCATCACGCCCCCAATCTAAATGATCGCCTCTACCATGCGTCCAGTAGTCGGGCCCGGCGCGCAAGGAACCGTAAGTATGATCGAACCCGCGGTTGATGGGCAGGTCACGTTGACTCAACATTCCCAAATGCCATTTGCCAGCCGTCATAGTCATATAACCGGCATCCTTGAAAGCTTCATTCATTAGCTGCTCGTCGTGTGTCAGAGTCATATTTCCCGGCATGGGGGAAAATATTCCGTGACGCATGGAAATGTGTCCTGTTAACAGGGAAGTTCTGGTGGGCGAGCATATCGGGTAAGCATAAAATCGGTTCAGCTCCGTTCCGTCTTTTACCAACTGATCGATATTGGGTGTTGAGGGTTCACCTCCGTGGTAACCAACATCCATCCAACCCTGATCGTCAGAAACTAAAATCAATACATTGGGTTTTGTTGTGGCGGCTGACAAACCCACGTTTGCAAACAATGCGCCCGTGAGGGTGACAAGCATTAGGAATAATCTTAAGAAATGCATACGCTTTCCAAGAAGTTCAGGGTTCGAGTGAGAAGCTGGGGGATTTGGAGCTAATTTCATCATTAGTTGAGCTAGTTGTTTTGTCCCGAGAGCTGAGTTCGAGCACGAAGTAGTTTTCCAAATTGTATACTTTGAAACGAACATCAAGAATGGAATTTGACACCCGACCGGATCCCCGACCTCAACGATATCTAATGTGTCCGCTCGTTCGAAATTGACCCATCTCGGCGCTTACCCATTTAGTTGATTGTTACCCAAGGTAATATCTCATAAGAAATGGTTCTTCGCTATTTTTAGTGGATCAATATAAAGCAGGCATTTTGAGTTTACCGGCTACGAAGTAAAAAATCATCATGAAACATACTAGTCTACTAACCTTCGCCTTAACTTTCCTCTCTATCGGTTCCTTTCATCTAATATCGGCCAAGAGTCCAAATATAGTGCTCATTCTAACAGACGACCAGGGCTGGAGCCAAATGTCTGATTACATGGATCCGGATTTGAGGTCATCCCGATCCACTTATCTTGAGACACCCAATATGAATCGTTTGATGAATGAGGGTCGGCGGTTTACCAGTGGTTATTCCCCTGCCCCACTCTGCACGCCAACCCGTCGGAGTATTCTGTGTGGCACCTCAGCCCCCAGAAGTGGAACGGAATTTGCAAGCCCCTCCTGGATCCCTTCGGAACATCTCACGATCCCCAAGGCACTTAAGTTAGCAAATCCGGATTATAAAACCGCCCATTTTGGTAAATGGGGTGAGCAAATGATTTCAACACCGGAAGAAAGCGGCTATGACCTCAGTGATGGAATGACCGGAAATATAACGGGAGGAATGCCAAAATCTTTAGGCATTGAATCAGGGAGTCACACCGAAGGACCTCCCCACTTCATCGACAACGAAGACCCAAAAAGAACCAAAACCATTACGCAACGTGCCATTGGGTTCATTAAAGATCAGGTCGAAAGCCAAAAACCTTTTTACGTCCAGGTCAGTTATTACGCGCAGCATCTCTCGGTGGTAACTTCCGATAGGATGCTAAAAAAATACCAGGACAAAGGTCCGACCGACCGGGCTTATCCCCACGCGTGGGCCGCCATGATGGAAGAACTGGATACAGGAATTGGTCAATTACTCGATACTTTGGCAGATTTAAAAATCACCGACAATACCTACGTGTTCTTTACAACGGATAATGGTGGTCGCGGAACGGTACCTGGTGGAGACAACACCAAGACAGCTCCGAACGCTCCGCTAACCGGTGCCAAGCATCATCTTTATGAGGGCGGCATCCGTGTTCCCTTTATGGTGTCCGGACCGGGAATAAAACCAGGATCCCTAAACAGAACGCCGGTGGCGGGCTATGACTTCCTTCCTACCTTCCATGCACTGGCCGGAGGAAACCAAAAACAACTGAGCAATGAAATTGATGGAGTCAGTTTGGTTCCTTTGTTTGCAGATTCAACGGTCGATTCATTCAAAAGACCCCAAGAAGCATTGTTCTTCCATCGCCCGCGAAACGGATATTCAGCCATTCGCCAAGGCTCCTACAAGCTCATGCTCTTTTGGAACAAGGATGGCTCTATAAAAAACCTCGAGCTGTCGAAAGTGGATAAAAACCCGACCGAAGAAGGAAGAAACATCGCCACTTCGCAACCAGCCATGGCGGAAGCACTGCAAAATAAGTTACTGGGATTCCTCTACCTGGTGAACGCTGAACGCGTAGTAAAGTAATCCGCTTTTTACGAAACAAGCTACATCCGTTTCCAGCACAAGTTATTCGCGAAGTAGTAATTGCAAGTAGGCGTCATTTTCGCCCGCCTGGGTTTGAGTTCTGATCAGTTGTTATCAATATGGTCTTCCAAAATCTTTCAATGACCCTACTCCGGTTTTTCAATTAGTATGGCACTTGACCGGGTTCAATCATGAGTGAACAATAGCCCCAGAATTTACCCTATTCACCATAAAGTTCCATGACTCGATTCTCACGTTCCCTAGGCGCTCTATTACTATTGTCTTTTCTGGCACCAATTTCCTATGCGGCTGAAAAGCTCCTTCGACCGGCTCAGGACAGGCCGAATTTTATCATCATTTTCTGTGACGATATGGGCTACGCGGATATTGGACCCTTCGGCGCGAAAGGTTACGAAACGCCCAACCTCAATCGCATGGCAGCGGAGGGAATGATTTTCACGGACTTCCATGTAGGTTACGCAGTTTGCAGTCCTTCGCGTTCGGCTATCCTGACGGGATGCTATCCCAAACGCATTAGCGTGAATGGTAACTTCGGGCCAACTTCCAAGACAGGTCTCCATCCCGACGAGATGACCATCGCGGATGTGCTGAAACAAGAGGGTTACGCCACAGCCTGTTTCGGGAAATGGCATTTGGGTCATGAAAAAGAGTTCTTACCGACCAGCCAGGGGTTTGATGAATTCTACGGGCTTCCCTACTCGCACGACATGTGGAATCTTCATCCGGAAAACGGTACCCGCTACAATTTCCCCGTGTTGCCTTTGTATGAGGGAACCAGGGTTATTAAAACCGAGTTGACCGTAGAGGACCAGAAATCCCACACGAGAAAACTGACCAGCCGAACGGTACAATTTATTGAGAAGAATAAGAATCATCCCTTTTTTATCTACTTGCCTCACCCACTACCTCACGTGCCGCTTTATACGGGTCCCTACTTTGAAGGAAAAACAAAACGAGGCACTTATGGCGATGTCGTCGAAGAGCTCGATTGGAGCGTAGGCCAAATACTCAAATCACTAGATAACAACGCCATTCGAGAAAACACCTTGGTGGTGTTCACCTCGGACAATGGACCCTGGTTACGTTATGGTGACCACGGTGGAAGTGCTGGCCCGCTGAGAGAAGGGAAAGGCACCTTTTTCGAAGGCGGCTATCGAGTTCCGGGAGTCATGAGTTGGCCAGGCAAGATCGAGCAAGGTGCCATTAATGATAAATTCGCTTCAACCATCGACCTCCTGCCCACCTTTGCCAAACTGGCTGGTGCAAGCTTGCCGAAAAACCGGCCCATTGATGGTGAAGATATTGGGCCACTACTCATGGGCAATGAACCCGAAAACTACAGCCGCGGTTTTTTATATTGGTCAGGACGTCGCCTCAGTGCAGTTCGCGGCGGAAAATGGAAACTCGTATTCCCCGGCAACTATACTGTTTGGAGTGGAGGCGGAGGCGGTTTACCCGGTCATGGCGAAAGCAGTGAGTCGATTGAACTGAGTCTTTTCAATCTTGATACCGATGTCGGTGAAACCACCAACGTGATCGACCAATATCCCAACATCGTAGCACGACTGCAAAGATTCGCCGCAGAAGCCCGTCTCGACCTCGGGGATGCGGAGACGCCCGGAACGGGCATAAGACCTTTGGGAGGACAGAAGTAACGAAACGAAATATTTTGTTTAAAATCCCAAGTTTTTCAGATCACATGAAAAAAGATTTTGCCCCATTTTTTATTTTGCAGGAGCAAATTTATTCGCGACCAATTACAAAGATCTATCGCGGTTAAAACCGCTCCTACCTTTTCAAGTGTTACCTAATAAAATTACAGTGCCTA
It contains:
- a CDS encoding sulfatase-like hydrolase/transferase produces the protein MIKRIGIYLLPFSVLLPLSDGADKKPNIILIMADDSAVDNYSCYGSDYFHTPRLDKLAQSGVKFNHAYSTPVCTSSRVKIMTGRSNVRNYVIFGCLDNKEKTFGSMLKDAGYATAVAGKWQLHGEPNGSVPSDHGFDTFCLWNFPGGALSRFWHPSLVQDGRLLETKETDYGPDIVSNFLMNFMEENKDGPFFAYYPMILVHNPFDPTPDSVQVKGRSKQQEALENYRDMVSYADKIVGKIVDKLEELKIRDNTIVIFTADNGTNRTLTYPFHEEQRKGEKGLATERGSHVPLIVNAPGLVRKGIVSDDLIEFSDILPTLAEIAGAKLPDVELDGVSFLPQLQGKKGNPRDWIYQYHFPKFTPAALPHGQGIRNLEIIWTQNQHYKLYDDGSYYAVEDHQEIKDIKKGSGNKEAERTRKMLQKALDSMPKTSPKLRPEFGPKGLEK
- a CDS encoding arylsulfatase, giving the protein MLVTLTGALFANVGLSAATTKPNVLILVSDDQGWMDVGYHGGEPSTPNIDQLVKDGTELNRFYAYPICSPTRTSLLTGHISMRHGIFSPMPGNMTLTHDEQLMNEAFKDAGYMTMTAGKWHLGMLSQRDLPINRGFDHTYGSLRAGPDYWTHGRGDHLDWGRDGKTVHEGGYATDLFGNEISRLIRERDTSKPFFSYVAFTAPHTPLQAPQSFVDKYAHIEDMDRRVYCAMVEVLDVAIGNILKTIDNEGIRDNTIVLFFSDNGGSAGADNGEFRGRKGVVYEGGTRMPAAIRWPGKIPSNVKSEQQMVVYDVFPTLVDALGIRTKLNTPFDGESVWDALQTGKARPRKTDMIIGNASSYSVHSGDYKLVHSNLSANQGTDSELIELFKIYEDPNETTNVADKYPAVVKKIISNSAFAADWVRKAPPQTNRRNRGGLRRYDTDGDDIIYLRDIEDTDLDAFNSADTNQDKVVDAAEFAVVRAADGGRGGRGGPGGGGRGGPGGGRPGGGRPGGAGGPGATAEVDPNAPIVHIHESVPSI
- a CDS encoding sulfatase produces the protein MKHTSLLTFALTFLSIGSFHLISAKSPNIVLILTDDQGWSQMSDYMDPDLRSSRSTYLETPNMNRLMNEGRRFTSGYSPAPLCTPTRRSILCGTSAPRSGTEFASPSWIPSEHLTIPKALKLANPDYKTAHFGKWGEQMISTPEESGYDLSDGMTGNITGGMPKSLGIESGSHTEGPPHFIDNEDPKRTKTITQRAIGFIKDQVESQKPFYVQVSYYAQHLSVVTSDRMLKKYQDKGPTDRAYPHAWAAMMEELDTGIGQLLDTLADLKITDNTYVFFTTDNGGRGTVPGGDNTKTAPNAPLTGAKHHLYEGGIRVPFMVSGPGIKPGSLNRTPVAGYDFLPTFHALAGGNQKQLSNEIDGVSLVPLFADSTVDSFKRPQEALFFHRPRNGYSAIRQGSYKLMLFWNKDGSIKNLELSKVDKNPTEEGRNIATSQPAMAEALQNKLLGFLYLVNAERVVK
- a CDS encoding sulfatase — its product is MTRFSRSLGALLLLSFLAPISYAAEKLLRPAQDRPNFIIIFCDDMGYADIGPFGAKGYETPNLNRMAAEGMIFTDFHVGYAVCSPSRSAILTGCYPKRISVNGNFGPTSKTGLHPDEMTIADVLKQEGYATACFGKWHLGHEKEFLPTSQGFDEFYGLPYSHDMWNLHPENGTRYNFPVLPLYEGTRVIKTELTVEDQKSHTRKLTSRTVQFIEKNKNHPFFIYLPHPLPHVPLYTGPYFEGKTKRGTYGDVVEELDWSVGQILKSLDNNAIRENTLVVFTSDNGPWLRYGDHGGSAGPLREGKGTFFEGGYRVPGVMSWPGKIEQGAINDKFASTIDLLPTFAKLAGASLPKNRPIDGEDIGPLLMGNEPENYSRGFLYWSGRRLSAVRGGKWKLVFPGNYTVWSGGGGGLPGHGESSESIELSLFNLDTDVGETTNVIDQYPNIVARLQRFAAEARLDLGDAETPGTGIRPLGGQK